The following is a genomic window from Moorella sp. Hama-1.
CGCGGTCGGCCAGGATTTTGCCCAGGGGCTTGTACAGGAATACGTAAAGCAGCCCCATGACTACCAGCAAATTTATAGCCTGAAACAAAAAGGTCCAGGGATTAAAGTTCAGGGCCTGGAAAATCGCCTGCACAGGCTTACCCTCCTTTCGCTATTCCCCTATTCCCCATAGGATAGGGGCGAATAGGAGTGCCTGTCGCCGTCCTATTCGCCCGCAGCTGCTCCTTAGAGCTTGGTCCACATGAGGATGGCAATAACGAAGGAAAAGAGGGTCAGGGCTTCCATAAAGGCCAGGGCCAGGAGCAGGGTTGTCCGAATGTCACCGCTGGCTTCGGGCTGGCGGGCCATACCCTCCAGAGCACCCCGCGAAGCGATACCTTGACCCAGGGCCGAACCCAGGGCGGCCAGGCCGATGGCCAGGCCGACGCCGATGAAACCTAATGCCGTCATGTTTATCCTCCTTATATATTAAGATGAAATATAAATAAGGCTTAATGCCCGTGGATAAAGTTAGCAATATAAGTAACCGTCAACAGGGTAAAGACAAAGGCCTGGATGGTACCCATTAGGACTCCCAGAAGCATGATGGGGGTCGGCAACAGGAAAGGTATCATCAGGAATAAAATAGTAACCACCATCTCTTCGCCAAACAGGTTGCCGAAGAGACGGAGGGAAAGGGAGACCGGTTTGACCAGTTCTTCGATAACGTTTAAAGGAAAGAGGAAGGGCGCCGGCTGGAAGAAATGCCGGATATAGCCCCCCAGGCCCAGCTTGCGGATGCCGATGAGCTGAACCAGGATGATGGTGGTAACGGCAAAGGCCGCCGTGGTGGAGAGGTCCATGGTGGGGGGTTTCATGCCCGGGATAAACCAGGAGAGGTTCAGACTCAAGATAAAGACAAAGAGGGTAGCCACCAGGGGTAAATACCGCCGCCCCTCTTTACCCATGGCCTCTTCCAGGAGGCCATAGAAAAACTCCAGGAGCATCTCCAGAACATGCTGAACACCCCGGGGAATAAAGCTAATTTTCCTGGTCGCGAGGAAAATGCCGGCCAGTAATAGGACCATAATAATCCAGGTGTTAACGACGGTAGAGTAAATGGGAATTGGGCCCAGGTGAAAGATTTCAACCGGGCGGACGTGCGCCATAATCTCGCCCAGAGCGCGCAGACCCAATGTTTTTTCCCTCCTTTCCCAGGATGATCAAGGCCGCCTGCCCCATATGGACCGCGACCTGGAGAACCAGGCCGGTAAGAACTCCGAAGAGGGTTTCTATACCTTGGATGATTACGGACAGGGTCAGCAAGGTCAGGGAGACTCCCGTTCTGACCAGGGAACGAAACATTAAACTATTTAAAGATCGCAGGGGATCCAGGTTGCGGGGATTATGGGCTACCGCCACCTGCCAGCGCAACATCAAGAGTGACGTCAGGGAACCCGCCCCCAGCCCGGCAACATAATAGTAATAGCCCCCGGCCAGGGCGGCCATTGCTATCAAGGCGGCCAGGGCCAGCATCATTTTTTCAGTCGCGTTTTGTCCGTTCCTTATCCCTGGCATCGGCCGCCCTGCCCCTGTGATCTCTCTCCAGGACCCGCAGTTCCTTCAGCATGCTGTAAAAACCAACCCCGATGCCCAGCAGGATACCGGCCAGCATCAGCCAGGGCGCAGTGCCCCAGCGGCGATCCAGCCAGCTCCCCCCGTAAAACCCCAGGAGGATACCTGCCGTCAGGGTAACGCCGAAGGAAAAGGCTACATTGGCATACCTGGCGTAATCCCAGTAGTTATGTTTTTTAGCGACCATTGATGTTAAGTTGCTGCCTGGAGGAAATTTTTATTCCTTTTTCCTCTTACCTGCCTTAACATATTCTCCTTTGATGGCGATATTCCTGCTTGTGAAAGATTTAATTTTTTGGCCTGTTGACCCCCGGTTGAAACTCCTGGGGCCGGGCGACGGTGAGGCCGAAGTAATGGCGCAGGCCGCCGTGGATGCGCCGGGAGGCCTGGCCGTCGCCGTAGGGGTTGACGGCGTGGGCCATCTGCAGGTAAGCCTGCCGGTCGGTCAGGAGTTCCTCCGCCGCCGTCAGGATATCCCGGTAGGCGGTGCCCACCAGGCGTACCGTGCCGGCAGTTACGGCCTCCGGCCGTTCCGTGACCTCCCGCAGGACCAGGACGGGTTTGCCCAGGGCCGGGGCTTCTTCTTGCAGGCCGCCGGAATCTGTCAGAACCAGGTAAGCCCGGTTCATGAGGTTAACGAAGGGCTCGTAA
Proteins encoded in this region:
- the atpE gene encoding ATP synthase F0 subunit C, giving the protein MTALGFIGVGLAIGLAALGSALGQGIASRGALEGMARQPEASGDIRTTLLLALAFMEALTLFSFVIAILMWTKL
- the atpB gene encoding F0F1 ATP synthase subunit A produces the protein MGLRALGEIMAHVRPVEIFHLGPIPIYSTVVNTWIIMVLLLAGIFLATRKISFIPRGVQHVLEMLLEFFYGLLEEAMGKEGRRYLPLVATLFVFILSLNLSWFIPGMKPPTMDLSTTAAFAVTTIILVQLIGIRKLGLGGYIRHFFQPAPFLFPLNVIEELVKPVSLSLRLFGNLFGEEMVVTILFLMIPFLLPTPIMLLGVLMGTIQAFVFTLLTVTYIANFIHGH
- a CDS encoding AtpZ/AtpI family protein, coding for MVAKKHNYWDYARYANVAFSFGVTLTAGILLGFYGGSWLDRRWGTAPWLMLAGILLGIGVGFYSMLKELRVLERDHRGRAADARDKERTKRD